The following are encoded together in the Limanda limanda chromosome 12, fLimLim1.1, whole genome shotgun sequence genome:
- the chmp3 gene encoding charged multivesicular body protein 3 → MGLFGRSTEKPPKELINEWSQKIRKETRVIDRQIRDIQREEEKVKRSIKDAAKKGQRDVCVILAKEVIQSKRAVTKLYASKAHMNSVTLSMKNQMSLLRVAGALQKSTEVMKAMQNLVKVPEIQATMRELSKEMMKAGIIEEMLEDTFESMEDGEEMEEEAEEEVDKILFEITAGALGKAPSKVVDALPEMEPAGATAASDEESEEDIEQMQSRLAALRS, encoded by the exons ATGGGACTGTTCGGCAGATCAACGGAGAAACCACCCAAAGAGCTG ATCAATGAATGGTCTCAGAAAATCAGGAAGGAAACGAGAGTGATTGACAGACAGATTCGAG ATATtcaaagggaggaagagaaagttaAAAGATCTATCAAAGATGCTGCCAAGAAGGGTcagagggatgtgtgtgtgatcctcGCAAAGGAGGTGATCCAGTCAAAACGTGCTGTCACAAAACTTTACGCCTCCAAAGCCCACATGAACTCTGTGACGCTCAGTATGAAGAATCAGATGT CTTTACTGCGTGTAGCTGGGGCCCTGCAGAAGAGCACCGAGGTCATGAAAGCTATGCAGAATCTCGTCAAAGTCCCAGAGATCCAGGCCACAATGAGGGAGCTGTCAAAGGAGATGATGAAG GCTGGAATCATTGAGGAAATGCTGGAAGACACATTTGAGAGCATGGAGGAtggggaggagatggaggaggaagcagaggaggaggttgacAAGATCCTCTTTGAGATCACAGCAG GTGCCCTTGGCAAAGCACCGAGCAAAGTCGTCGATGCCCTGCCTGAAATGGAGCCTGCAGGAGCCACTGCGGCCTCTGATGAAGAATCGGAGGAGGACATTGAACAGATGCAGTCAAGATTGGCAGCTCTGAGGAGCTAA
- the reep1 gene encoding receptor expression-enhancing protein 1 produces MVSWIISRVVVLMFGTLYPAYSSYKAVKSKDVREYVKWMMYWIIFALFTTVEVFTDMFVCWLPFYYELKIAFVVWLLSPYTKGSSVLYRKFVHPTLSSKEKDIDEYICQAKDKSYDTLVHYGRKGLNVAATAAVMAATKSQGVLSDRLRSFSMQDLSSYQSDPVDSGPETTQSAAAQHRTRSMMRSKSESYNKGQDFDVTEYEMLGLDHWDSKESLSQILSPSESESTPVTLSLTPQSTPPSPPPTPPAPEQSEEVGKEAQAGLSSPQLTLVKRKAPEPPLRVLRPLTRSRRSLSSNNEAM; encoded by the exons ATGGTCTCCTGGATCATCTCTAGAGTTGTGGT ACTTATGTTTGGGACACTATATCCTGCGTACTCCTCTTACAAAGCTGTGAAATCAAAAGATGTGAGGGAATAT GTGAAATGGATGATGTACTGGATAATATTTGCCCTATTCACGACTGTGGAAGTATTTACGGATATGTTTGTTTGCTG GCTTCCTTTCTACTATGAGCTGAAGATTGCGTTTGTGGTGTGGCTGTTGTCCCCTTACACTAAAGGCTCTAGCGTGCTATACAGGAAGTTTGTTCATCCCACTCTTTCCTCAAAAGAAAAG GACATCGATGAGTACATCTGCCAAGCCAAGGACAAAAGCTATGACACACTGGTGCATTATGGGAGAAAGGGGCTAAACGTTGCGGCCACAGCTGCCGTCATGGCTGCAACAAAG AGCCAAGGAGTCCTGTCAGACAGACTGAGGAGTTTCAGCATGCAGGATCTGTCCTCCTACCAGTCGGACCCCGTGGACAGCGGACCTGAGACCACACAGTCCGCAGCAGCCCAGCATCGGACCAGAAGTATGATGCGCAGCAAGTCGGAGAGCTACAACAAGG GTCAGGATTTTGACGTAACTGAGTATGAGATGTTGGGGTTGGACCATTGGGACTCCAAGGAGTCGCTGTCTCAGATCTTGTCACCCTCTGAGTCTGAGTCCACACCCGTTACACTCTCACTGACGCCCCAGTCCACAccgccctctccacctcccactCCCCCAGCACCGGAGCAGTCAGAGGAGGTGGGGAAGGAGGCGCAGGCGGGGCTGAGCTCTCCGCAGCTCACGCTGGTTAAGAGGAAGGCTCCTGAG CCTCCTCTTAGAGTCTTAAGGCCTCTCACAAGATCCAGGAGAAGTCTTTCTTCGAACAATGAAGCCATGTGA
- the mrpl35 gene encoding 39S ribosomal protein L35, mitochondrial, which translates to MAAAIARRVSALLRPLSASLRPGTPQLRQLASLIHPPPLYTSAAAAAARAPLPAAACQTPRYHILQRVSALVPSLTLQPSRSLIYYSLKKGKTKTVKSVTQRFMRLHCGLWIRRKAGYKKKLWKKTPARRKRLREFVICNKTQSKLLDKMTTSYWKRRNWYLDDPYLKYHDRVNLKP; encoded by the exons ATGGCCGCGGCCATAGCGAGGAGGGTGTCCG cgcTGCTGAGGCCGCTGTCCGCCTCGCTTCGCCCCGGGACCCCGCAGCTCCGGCAGCTCGCCAGCCTCATCCACCCTCCGCCCCTCTACACCTCCGCTGCTGCAGCCGCCGCCCGAGCTCCTCTGCCGGCTGCAGCCTGCCAGACACCCCGCTACCACATCCTCCAGCG GGTGTCGGCTCTTGTTCCCAGTCTGACTCTGCAGCCAAGCAGAAGTCTGATCTACTATAGTCTGAAGAAGGGCAAGACAAAAACCGTCAAATCTGTCACACAAAGATTTATGAGGCTGCACTGTGGACTCTGGATAAGACGCAAG GCTGGATACAAGAAGAAACTGTGGAAGAAGACACCTGCCAGACGAAAGCGCCTGAGGGAGTTTGTCATCTGTAACAAAACACAGAGCAAACTTTTAGATAAAATGACAACTTCTTATTGGAAGAGGCGGAACTGGTATCTCGATGATCCATACCTGAAGTACCACGACCGGGTAAACCTCAAACCGTGA